The Neobacillus sp. OS1-2 genome includes a window with the following:
- a CDS encoding helix-turn-helix domain-containing protein: MEAEKWGRRIRAYRKLKGYTQEGFSRELGVSVSILGEIERGNRLPAGDLLERIAHSLRISIEDLKPKE, from the coding sequence ATGGAAGCGGAAAAATGGGGAAGACGTATTCGAGCCTATCGAAAGCTAAAGGGTTATACACAGGAAGGCTTTTCGAGGGAATTAGGTGTATCGGTATCAATTTTGGGAGAGATTGAAAGAGGGAATCGTCTGCCGGCAGGCGATTTACTTGAGAGAATCGCTCACTCCTTGAGAATAAGTATAGAAGATTTAAAGCCAAAAGAATAA
- the folK gene encoding 2-amino-4-hydroxy-6-hydroxymethyldihydropteridine diphosphokinase, with protein MENRAFIALGSNIGNRYDNITSAINCLTSHSEIKLANYSSVYETDPVGYEDQDLFLNMVIEIMTDLSALELLEFCLKTELELGRKRELRWGPRTIDLDILTFNQENIETEKLTVPHPRMVERSFVMVPLAEINPDQSIPGVDKPLNIVLNELHDKEGVRIWKRKNGEDVFEPIES; from the coding sequence GTGGAAAATAGAGCATTTATTGCCCTTGGTTCAAATATCGGAAACCGTTATGATAATATAACGAGTGCGATTAACTGTTTAACAAGTCATTCTGAAATTAAACTAGCAAATTATTCCTCTGTTTACGAAACAGATCCTGTCGGTTATGAAGATCAGGATTTATTTTTAAATATGGTAATCGAGATTATGACGGACTTAAGTGCCCTGGAGTTGCTAGAATTTTGCCTTAAGACAGAATTGGAGCTTGGAAGAAAGAGGGAATTAAGGTGGGGTCCAAGGACAATTGACCTTGACATTCTTACCTTTAACCAAGAGAATATTGAAACGGAGAAGCTTACCGTTCCACATCCAAGAATGGTAGAGCGGTCGTTTGTCATGGTACCGCTAGCAGAAATAAACCCCGATCAGAGTATCCCAGGGGTGGATAAACCTCTTAACATAGTGTTGAATGAACTACATGATAAAGAAGGAGTCCGAATATGGAAGCGGAAAAATGGGGAAGACGTATTCGAGCCTATCGAAAGCTAA
- the dusB gene encoding tRNA dihydrouridine synthase DusB, which yields MLKIGNIEIKNPVVLAPMAGVCNSAFRLTVKEFGAGLVCAEMVSDKGIVLKNEKTMNMLYIDEQEKPLSLQIFGGEKETLVEAAKFVDQNTNADIIDINMGCPVPKITKCDAGAKWLLDPNKIYEMVSAVVAEVEKPVTVKMRMGWDEDHIFAIKNAQAVERAGGKAVALHGRTRVQMYEGKANWDIIREVKQSITIPLIGNGDVQTPQDAKRMLDETGVDGVMIGRAALGNPWMIYRTVQYLETGKLMAEPSVREKMDVCILHLDRLIALKSEYIAVREMRKHAAWYLKGVRGNGRVRNAINECQTREDLVTLLTGLAVEAEEMEQNEAIVG from the coding sequence ATGTTGAAAATTGGTAATATCGAAATAAAGAATCCAGTTGTCCTGGCACCGATGGCAGGAGTCTGTAACTCTGCATTTCGCCTTACGGTAAAAGAGTTTGGCGCAGGTCTAGTTTGTGCTGAAATGGTCAGTGATAAAGGTATTGTTCTAAAAAATGAAAAAACAATGAATATGCTCTATATCGATGAACAGGAAAAACCGTTAAGTTTGCAAATTTTTGGCGGTGAAAAAGAAACATTGGTGGAAGCAGCTAAATTTGTCGATCAAAATACCAATGCCGATATCATTGATATCAATATGGGCTGCCCGGTACCGAAAATCACCAAATGTGATGCCGGAGCCAAATGGCTGCTAGATCCAAATAAAATCTACGAAATGGTCTCTGCGGTTGTTGCGGAGGTTGAAAAGCCTGTAACGGTCAAAATGCGGATGGGCTGGGATGAAGACCATATTTTTGCTATAAAAAATGCCCAGGCTGTTGAACGTGCGGGCGGAAAAGCAGTTGCTCTACATGGCCGTACCCGTGTGCAAATGTATGAAGGAAAGGCTAATTGGGATATTATTCGTGAAGTGAAGCAGTCCATTACCATTCCTTTGATTGGTAACGGGGATGTACAGACACCGCAGGATGCGAAAAGAATGCTGGATGAAACAGGTGTTGATGGAGTTATGATTGGCAGAGCTGCTTTAGGGAACCCGTGGATGATATACCGTACGGTGCAATATTTAGAAACCGGGAAGTTAATGGCAGAGCCGTCTGTTCGCGAAAAAATGGATGTCTGTATCCTTCATCTTGATCGTTTGATTGCTTTGAAAAGTGAGTACATCGCCGTCCGTGAGATGCGTAAGCATGCGGCATGGTATTTAAAAGGTGTTCGCGGCAATGGACGGGTCCGAAATGCGATTAATGAATGTCAGACGAGAGAAGATCTCGTTACATTGTTAACTGGATTGGCAGTAGAGGCTGAGGAAATGGAACAAAACGAAGCAATTGTTGGCTGA